In Arcobacter sp. CECT 8986, the sequence GTAAGTTTTTTGATTTTATTATCAAAATTTTGTTTTTTAGATTCTACAAATCTTATTCTATCTTTATTTATTTCTAAATATTGCTCTTTTGAGTACTTAATTATTTTAAATAGATAATTTCTTTTTGAAGTTAAAAAGTCTTCAATTTTTTCAAATGCAAAATTTGCTCTTAATTTAGAAAGTATTTCATCTTCTCTTGGGTGATGAATACTAAATTTAGTAGGCTCTTTTTTATATAAATCTTCAGATTCTTTTATTTGTTGTTCAAAGTGTCCAATAGTTGCTTGTGTTGTTTGAATATAAGAGTAAGATAATGCTCCATTAAAATATGCAAACTTTTTTCTTAAAGCTGAGATATTTTCTAAAATTGCTTTTTGATAATCTTTTAATACATTTTCATGTACTTTAGCTGCAAAGTGTCTTGTATTTGAAAACTCTAAATCTGATGCAATTTCTCTATGTTTTCTTATTTTTTCATAAGCTTCTTGCCATTTATGAACTTCTGATTCAAGTTTTCTATATACTTCTCTAAAAGCTTCATCTGTTTGAAGTTCATTATTTTTAAGCATTTTAATAGAACGTTTAAACATCTTATCAATTGTTTGGTCATCATAAAATAGACTTTTATAAACATTATCACTATCTATCCAAAAAGTGCTATATTCAACTTTTTCTATTTTTGTTCCCGTTAAAAAATTACCTTTGCTTTCTTGAAATCTTGTTGATTCTACTCTTTTGATATTTTTAAATGTTTCATTTGCAATTTTTTCCATAATTGATTCTAATGAATTATATATATTATATAAATCTTTAGAGTATTTTTTATAGATATTATCAAAAGCTTCAAGTACTTTATCTTCTGTAGTTTTTAAAATATCTTCTAGTGAGTTATAAGAACCTATAATTGTTTCGTACTCTTTTATTAAGATATCACATACACCTTTTAAATCGTTTTTAATAGAGAACTCTTTTGCTTCTTTAGCTTGAGGTCTTATTGTATTTTCAATGAACTCTAAAACTTTAGTAATATTTGATTCTTCTAATAGTTTTAAATCTTGTGTATCATCTTTTGAATTAATAGCACAAACTTCTTTTTTAAATTCTTCGAACTCTTTTTCAAAAAAGTTTATTGAATTTACTTGTAAGTTTTCACTAAGTTTTGCTTTAAATTCTGTTGTTATTTGCGAGTATGCTGATTCTAATAAAATATTTTTTTGATGTTGTCTTGAATCAAGTGCTTGTTTTGCTGAAATTGGTATAACTTCTGCAAAATACTTTCCAAATTTTGTTTTTATATAGTTTGTTGTTGTAGTTATTTGCTCTTGTGTAAATTTATCTTTTTGGTTTAATACGCATAATGATTTATTTTTGAATTGTTGCATATACTCTTCAAGTACTTCTGCTTCACTCATTTTTCCTGCATTATCAATTAATGTTAACCAAATAATTCCACCTACATCTCTTAAAACTCTTCTTGTAGTTTCTGTATCATTTTGACTTTGAGAGTTAAGACCTGGAGTATCAACAAAAGAGATATCTTTTAAAATATCCATTGGAGCATATAATGTTAAATATTTAACATCATCTAATTCATCTTTTCTTTGGTCTGTAAAATCTGCAATTGCATCAATACTATGATACTCTTCTGCACCTGATTTGTATGTAATTTTTAATTTATACTCTTCACCATAGTTAATAAAGTTTACTTTAGAAGTAACAGGAGTAATACCAGTTGGTAAAATATTTCTTGATAATAAAGCATTCAAAAAAGTTGATTTACCAGCGGAAAACTGTCCAGTGATAGCAACTTCCATTGGGTATCTAGCTTTTCTATTAAACTTATCTAAAATAGATCTTAATTGCACTGATGGCATAAAATCATCATCTAATAATAAATCTTTTACTCTATTTATTTCACCTACAATACTATCTTCAT encodes:
- a CDS encoding dynamin family protein codes for the protein MKLLQQFINEYKTAYEKKEIVYEDSIVGEINRVKDLLLDDDFMPSVQLRSILDKFNRKARYPMEVAITGQFSAGKSTFLNALLSRNILPTGITPVTSKVNFINYGEEYKLKITYKSGAEEYHSIDAIADFTDQRKDELDDVKYLTLYAPMDILKDISFVDTPGLNSQSQNDTETTRRVLRDVGGIIWLTLIDNAGKMSEAEVLEEYMQQFKNKSLCVLNQKDKFTQEQITTTTNYIKTKFGKYFAEVIPISAKQALDSRQHQKNILLESAYSQITTEFKAKLSENLQVNSINFFEKEFEEFKKEVCAINSKDDTQDLKLLEESNITKVLEFIENTIRPQAKEAKEFSIKNDLKGVCDILIKEYETIIGSYNSLEDILKTTEDKVLEAFDNIYKKYSKDLYNIYNSLESIMEKIANETFKNIKRVESTRFQESKGNFLTGTKIEKVEYSTFWIDSDNVYKSLFYDDQTIDKMFKRSIKMLKNNELQTDEAFREVYRKLESEVHKWQEAYEKIRKHREIASDLEFSNTRHFAAKVHENVLKDYQKAILENISALRKKFAYFNGALSYSYIQTTQATIGHFEQQIKESEDLYKKEPTKFSIHHPREDEILSKLRANFAFEKIEDFLTSKRNYLFKIIKYSKEQYLEINKDRIRFVESKKQNFDNKIKKLTEIKESI